In Hemiscyllium ocellatum isolate sHemOce1 chromosome 2, sHemOce1.pat.X.cur, whole genome shotgun sequence, a single window of DNA contains:
- the LOC132826007 gene encoding neuronal acetylcholine receptor subunit beta-3-like — protein sequence MATNVWLKQEWNDYKLSWNPDDYGGIHTIRVPSESIWLPDIVLYGNADGRFEVSVMTKAIVKYNGTVRWTPPASYKSSCTIDVTFFPFDKQNCSMKFGSWTYDGNMVDLILVDEDVDRKDFFDNGEWEILNATGMKGMRRAGYHSYPFITYSFVLRRLPLFYTLFLIIPCLGLSLLTVLVFYSPSDEGEKLSLSTSVLVSLTVFLLLIEEIIPSSSTVIPLIGEYLLFIMIFVTLSIIVTVFVINVHHRSSTTYHPMAPWVKKLFLQTLPKLLCMRGHTDRYHCSKSENLKHDKVKNDENAAMIAILEKAAESVRYISSHIKKEHSIREVVEDWKFVAQVLDRIFLWLFLLAAILGSVLMFAPALQMWASIVIMPSANYHT from the exons ATGGCCACGAATGTTTGGTTAAAACAG GAGTGGAATGACTACAAACTGAGCTGGAACCCAGATGATTATGGCGGCATCCACACCATTCGAGTTCCATCTGAATCAATCTGGCTGCCTGACATAGTGTTATATGGAAA TGCAGATGGAAGGTTTGAAGTATCCGTGATGACTAAGGCAATTGTGAAGTACAATGGGACAGTGAGATGGACACCTCCTGCAAGTTACAAAAGCTCCTGTACAATAGATGTCACATTTTTTCCATTCGACAAACAAAACTGTTCAATGAAATTTGGATCCTGGACCTATGATGGAAACATGGTTGATCTCATATTGGTGGATGAAGATGTGGACCGAAAGGATTTCTTTGACAATGGAGAATGGGAAATCTTAAATGCTACAGGAATGAAAGGAATGAGGAGGGCTGGATATCATTCATATCCATTTATCACATATTCCTTTGTATTGAGACGCTTGCCTCTATTCTATACATTGTTCCTGATTATCCCCTGCCTTGGTCTATCTCTTTTAACTGTACTGGTTTTCTACTCACCATCAGATGAAGGGGAGAAGCTATCTCTATCCACCTCAGTCCTGGTTTCACTAACTGTGTTCCTCTTGCTTATTGAAGAAATAATTCCTTCTTCCTCAACGGTCATCCCATTGATTGGCGAGTACTTGCTCTTTATTATGATCTTTGTCACGCTCTcaatcattgtcactgtctttgtGATAAATGTCCACCACCGATCCTCAACCACCTACCACCCCATGGCCCCGTGGGTGAAAAAACTCTTCCTTCAAACTCTTCCCAAACTATTATGTATGCGAGGCCACACTGATCGCTACCACTGTTCGAAAAGTGAGAATCTGAAG CATGACAAGGTGAAGAATGATGAAAATGCAGCTATGATCGCAATCTTAGAAAAGGCTGCTGAATCGGTGAGATACATCTCAAGCCACATAAAGAAAGAACATTCTATTCGTGAG gTTGTGGAAGACTggaaatttgtagctcaggtcctGGATCGGATTTTCTTGTGGCTGTTTTTGCTGGCAGCCATTCTAGGATCAGTATTGATGTTTGCTCCAGCACTTCAAATGTGGGCAAGCATTGTGATAATGCCCAGTGCAAACTATCACACTTAG